GAGGGTGCGACCGAGCCGAGAAATTACGTCCTCATTGAGGCCGACTTCGTCGATCTCTTCGCCGACAGAGGCGAGCTCGTGGGCTAGAAGACGCATACCATTGGCGACCGGGGAGAGATCGATCGCCTCGCAGATCGCCGGCAGGCAGAGTTGTAGGCCGTTCCAAGTTAGCGGATCACCGATCCGGGTAACGACAAGAGTCGGTCGGTCAGAACGTCGAAACACATAGGCTGGCCGATCACCGGGAGCTGTGATTCGCTGATCGTTGATCTCGAAGGCGACGTCTTCGGCGGCAACGAGGGCAATATTGCCGAGGCGCTCGAGAACGAGCCCGCGGTCTGAAGGAAGCTGGCCGGCGTCGGTGCCCCGCAGCCCCTCCATGGCCACCGCGAGCATCACGCGAAGCCACGGACATTGGTCTAGCACCGTTTCACTGGTCTCGATGTCGTCGAGCGCCACGTCGTCGATCTTAACGTCGTAGCGCATCGTCGACAGGCGGCTCACCTTCTTGCCGAACAGGGCTTCCGCTGCTGCACCCACCCGCGCGCGATCAACACCCTTGATGTCGAGAAGGAGGCCATCGATCGACGCGACGAGGCTAGGCGCAAGGTCGTCGTCGCTATCGCGAACGTAGAGCGGTGCGGTCTCCTTGTTCGCGATCGTGACGGCAAGATCGGCGCGTCGGCGGACCAAGATCGGCATATCGTTCGCCGCCTTGCCGGTCGCTTGCGCATCCCCAGCATGCTTGTCCGCGATGACCTTCCAGGTGGCGTTGTAGAGGTTGGCGAGCTGCTGCTCATAGTGCGGGCGAACCGCGCCAGCGGCATATTGAGACGCTAGGAAACGGGCTTGTTCGATGGCGGTCGTGGGATCGTTTAGGACACGAAGGTGCCCGTAGATGCGCAACATCTTGAGCGCGTCCGGCTGCCGGCGGTCAATGATTTTGCCGATCGTAACCGCCACCTGCCGAAGATAGAAGGGAAACCGCTCGTTGCTGGAGACCCAGACGTCCGATGGCCTGTAGAAATGGCGAACCGGACCTTCGGACGATGGATCGTCGGCGGGGAGCCATGCACTGCTACGAACGAAGGCGCCCGCTGGTGTCGACCATGGATATTGGTCATTCGGGTAGTGCTCGTGACGAAGGTCGCCTCGAAGCAGTTCCTTTCCGGCGCCTGCCAGCCATTCGATCACCAGACCGGCGTAGATCTCACGGCAGTCGTCGGAGAAGCGTTCGTGGTCGCTCTGGCCTGGCAGGTGCCATAGAGCGTTCGCGAACTTGTAGTTCGTGGAATAGGTGTGGCTGAGGCTTTCCTTGTTGAACTTGCTGACATCCCGCTTCCAGTCGGCGATGGCCGCGTCGCTAAGACCTAACTTCCTGGCGAACCCGAAGCTCGTCACCTCGTAGGACCGGGTGGGGGGCATGAAGGGCAAGGGAAGCGCGCGTAGACCGCTCCCGACGCCCAATCCGCGCAGAAACTCCGCCCAAAGCGCCACCTGGCCCTTGAAGGCGCGATGGCTCGTCGGCGCGAGGAGACGCTTTCGATACAAGGCAAAATCGGCGACGTCGGGCGGCGCGGAGCTGAAGAGCGCATTTAGCCGTCGGCCGAGGAGTTCTTCGGGCCAGGTTTCCGAGAAAACAGCCTCCGTCGCGTGGATCATCCCATCCGCCGTGGGAACGAGCAGGCTATAGGAGGAATCGACCTTGATGGATCTGGTTGCCTGGGCGCGACGCCAGATCGCGAATGCCCAGCGTAGACCGGCCAGAGCCTCCTCGACCGAGGCGCCCGCGTTGACCACCTGAGAGATGCGGGTGAGGACCGTTTCGCCGTCATAGGCCGAGACTTGGCCGCGCTCAAGGAACTCGCGCGCGGCGCGCAGTTCGCCGTGCCAAGGGAGCGTGCTCGCTGCGAAGGCGAAGTGGGCCGCCAGCGGCGCTGGTACGCGGAGCTGCTCGAGCGGGATCTCCGCATTCTCGCCAGACGGCCGGGTCGCGGGCGGAAAAAAGAGGGAGGGTTCGATCTGCTCGCCCTTGCGCCGCCGGCGCCGGACGCGCGGAAGCTGACCGCCGTTCTGGACGTCGCGGTGACCAGCGCGAACTGTCCCGTCATCGCATAGGATGACGGGCAAGCCGACGAGCATCTCCGGCCCCTCTTTCATGAAGGAGGGGAGATCCCGATAGAAGGCGGTCCAATGACTCGTCGCTGGGCGCTTACCCGCGCGAAGGGTGCCGGCGACCTCTGCCGCAATCCGCGCGCACTCGAGGGGCGCCAGCCGGTCGCGGAACAAATTTGGCGCGTATTGCCGAAGGAAATGCGTTAGCCGGGCCATGCGCTCAACTTTGAGCTCGGGCAGGAGCGGCGCGATCGGCGGGGATATAGTCGCGCCGTGCCTCGCGATCGCCAAAAGATCGAAGGTCGGCGACGCCTCGAAGGTGGCGCGCACCTCCCTGGGGCAGCGCCAACCGACCGAGAGCAAACCGCCCAGCGTGACGGCACATGGGATAACTTGGGCGGATCCGAACTCCTGATCGCCGAGACGCGCAATTTCCGCGGCCGAGAGGGCGGGCAAATCGAGTCGCTCGTTCGGGCTCTTCGCTGCGGTCAGGCTGGATGGGTTCGTCCAGACAAGGAGATCGACAGATGCCTTCGCCCGGGCGATCGCTGCGAGAGCCGAATGGCTGCGGCCGGCATCGCGGTCCGCCAGCCAACGCACGCTCGCGGCGGCGAGTGTGACGGCTTGGGTAAGGAGCAGGCGATTTAGCGCGACGCCGGCATCGAGGGCCTTGCGGTTCGAGGACGGGAAGAAGCTGCCGTGAAGATGTCCTTGAAAGGGCGCGGTGGCGCCCTCCCCCATAGGCAGGAACGTGTAGAGACGAGGCGACGAGATCTCGTGATCGAGGGGCACCGCCAAGCCGACCTCACCAACGCCTGACCAATCCTTCCAACTGCTATGGAGTTGCCTGGCCGCGACGCCATCGTCGACGGCTCGCCGCATTAGCTCTTCGGGTGCATGATCGCGGACCAGTAGCCAGTGAGCTCCGCTTAGCGTGAC
This genomic interval from Burkholderia plantarii contains the following:
- a CDS encoding sacsin N-terminal ATP-binding-like domain-containing protein, whose translation is MVSAVDFTSAVVAAAHDEALTPADQIDRLANDKLQAFAGTINVTTGVYLDDVYAQNKSVAEHTAADYHGRFLIELVQNANDVHERGQHNGQIEVLLVEDEGDFGTLYVANRGKPFTHDNVVALSRIGMSTKPPGESIGNKGLGFRSVSHVCDSPEIYSQALGVSGVATFEGYCFTFARSKDLTSRINHPTVLAFAQSDLPMFFLPIALGTQPAIIADYAARGFSSVIRLPLRDSDSLQIARDEVAALDDESAPLLLFLDRLAKLDARVRNRAGETSSAFTLKRHEEPIASAPIAASIVTLSGAHWLLVRDHAPEELMRRAVDDGVAARQLHSSWKDWSGVGEVGLAVPLDHEISSPRLYTFLPMGEGATAPFQGHLHGSFFPSSNRKALDAGVALNRLLLTQAVTLAAASVRWLADRDAGRSHSALAAIARAKASVDLLVWTNPSSLTAAKSPNERLDLPALSAAEIARLGDQEFGSAQVIPCAVTLGGLLSVGWRCPREVRATFEASPTFDLLAIARHGATISPPIAPLLPELKVERMARLTHFLRQYAPNLFRDRLAPLECARIAAEVAGTLRAGKRPATSHWTAFYRDLPSFMKEGPEMLVGLPVILCDDGTVRAGHRDVQNGGQLPRVRRRRRKGEQIEPSLFFPPATRPSGENAEIPLEQLRVPAPLAAHFAFAASTLPWHGELRAAREFLERGQVSAYDGETVLTRISQVVNAGASVEEALAGLRWAFAIWRRAQATRSIKVDSSYSLLVPTADGMIHATEAVFSETWPEELLGRRLNALFSSAPPDVADFALYRKRLLAPTSHRAFKGQVALWAEFLRGLGVGSGLRALPLPFMPPTRSYEVTSFGFARKLGLSDAAIADWKRDVSKFNKESLSHTYSTNYKFANALWHLPGQSDHERFSDDCREIYAGLVIEWLAGAGKELLRGDLRHEHYPNDQYPWSTPAGAFVRSSAWLPADDPSSEGPVRHFYRPSDVWVSSNERFPFYLRQVAVTIGKIIDRRQPDALKMLRIYGHLRVLNDPTTAIEQARFLASQYAAGAVRPHYEQQLANLYNATWKVIADKHAGDAQATGKAANDMPILVRRRADLAVTIANKETAPLYVRDSDDDLAPSLVASIDGLLLDIKGVDRARVGAAAEALFGKKVSRLSTMRYDVKIDDVALDDIETSETVLDQCPWLRVMLAVAMEGLRGTDAGQLPSDRGLVLERLGNIALVAAEDVAFEINDQRITAPGDRPAYVFRRSDRPTLVVTRIGDPLTWNGLQLCLPAICEAIDLSPVANGMRLLAHELASVGEEIDEVGLNEDVISRLGRTLQLEDGSVASIQHLVGERVDHRMPWIRAAIHYGSGPEALNDCDRLEVEHGADPARLLAELMRLITAASTDADALLKACRQAQSAAQFSELLDFDFARFNESLAATGSDPLTYPAVHASQLLNYIVEHEVSILEALRNAAAPTLETFTPAPEYAQRRDGLRLMKAEPAWLTLYHFVPEAVLEEHVARWLEGAGAPAIGANPHGLPDLADVRSANLSAISRFATAATPIVRAWWKGPASSIPDYWREAKAAEQHIRAKLDATGAVDVKPMDECVLIAWCVKLGLWPNGMDPTLDRDALGIGADAIDAAAKEAQREKEERAAKARSVRINDLDVDPEHADWTEISAEIAARLSKQVKSARLGTPTELALLEKPTNKPPTNRNPRDVPPGPDRTPQAKKDMIGRLGELVVYHWLKNRFRNQDIDKAWVSRFGALQKGKAWSDDLGYDFELKHDRRTWLIEVKSSQGDRCQFEMGESEVRAARKAARVRSGQHYVVIYVANPATSSATRIDILPNPMSEEADGILRLLGEGARFWFRPK